In Xyrauchen texanus isolate HMW12.3.18 chromosome 45, RBS_HiC_50CHRs, whole genome shotgun sequence, a single window of DNA contains:
- the atxn7l1 gene encoding ataxin-7-like protein 1, with protein sequence MHSKNQRRHCSPSSSRTPLVPVKGEMSVGQSEVEPLPFRIPRDYPHSRFSKAPLAVYPPKGARAKACVSLPVVSLEKMPCFNRSESSHIKVSSTSPSAGSSLSFSFSTSSSSSPSSAPLKSSMTSPASHKSQEKTVNGRGPVTPRSTTPPSLIDRRPSPSRSPLEKRAAPIPSQERRPAASTSPSLLGRRPTVQPSSPDRKIQNGAKGGRHRRVSGRVFDPNKHCGVLDPETKRPCTRSLTCKTHSLTNRRAVPGRKNDFNILLAEHKGRAKEKDAGQKKDVQASSQSVQMTQSHDTAPSLSTSCSNSKATPTLKLRLANSHIHRVSGSGAVVLSSTPIPPPPESAPSWQRCSADARLSSDEGETDLPEDLEKPPWQYSTHHPRPINCCAFSSRLMGRGHYVFDRRWDRVRLALHCMVEKHVNSLMWRKVPLAVESRTSASPCPSEVSPLGSPFLPNHTITAPLDGVSVLSYSSTLQHNGAGVFCIRDPEPGPKLQRTKPAKPLKVSAEGPGPKKRKPPLNCESGAYRKNSGNSYHLPLGAANINNGTAALSVQAKPRPSGQGPRDQDRYGGVDLSLPQALTGDHGAISSQSPLPYGSSDGRKRKSSVWSVGSDKPSKTTKSAALDALLRKSSSSLLSSAAETPHSTLSRQPKEPH encoded by the exons ATGCATAGCAAGAACC AGAGGAGACACTGTTCGCCCAGCAGCTCCAGAACCCCTTTGGTTCCTGTCAAGGGTGAGATGTCTGTGGGTCAGAGTGAAGTGGAGCCGCTGCCCTTCCGGATCCCACGTGATTATCCCCACTCCCGCTTCAGCAAGGCACCGCTGGCCGTCTATCCGCCCAAGGGAGCACGAGCAAAGGCCTG TGTTTCCTTACCTGTGGTCAGTCTGGAGAAGATGCCGTGCTTCAACAGATCGGAGAGTTCGCACATCAAAGTCAGCTCCACATCTCCCTCGGCAGGTTCTTCCCTTTCGTTCTCTTTTTCCACTTCCTCGTCTTCTTCTCCATCGTCTGCTCCTCTCAAATCCTCCATGACATCACCAGCATCACACAAGAGCCAGGAGAAAACTGTTAACGGTCGTGGTCCTGTGACTCCTCGCTCCACCACGCCTCCTTCACTGATTGACAGGCGGCCCAGCCCGTCACGGTCACCCTTGGAGAAACGAGCCGCCCCCATTCCCTCACAGGAGAGGAGACCTGCAGCCTCCACGTCTCCGTCCTTATTGGGCAGGAGGCCAACAGTCCAGCCCTCTTCCCCAGACAGGAAAATTCAGAATGGAGCCAAAGGCGGGAGACACAGGAGAGTATCAG GGAGAGTCTTTGATCCTAATAAACACTGTGGAGTTTTGGACCCAGAAACAAAACGGCCTTGCACTCGTTCTTTAACCTGTAAG ACTCACTCTCTGACCAATCGGCGAGCGGTTCCAGGACGGAAGAATGATTTTAACATTCTTCTAGCTGAGCACAAGGGACGGGCGAAGGAGAAGGACGCGGGGCAAAAGAAGGACGTTCAAGCCAGCAGCCAATCAGTGCAGATGACACAGTCACATGACACTGCACCCAGCCTATCCACAAGCTGTTCAAACAGCAAGGCCACTCCCACTCTGAAACTGCGGCTGGCCAATTCTCACATACACAG AGTGTCTGGTAGTGGCGCAGTGGTTCTCAGCTCGACACCCATACCCCCTCCTCCTGAATCCGCACCCAGCTGGCAGAGATGCAGCGCAGACGCCCGTCTGTCCAGCGACGAGGGGGAGACAGATCTACCTGAGGACTTGGAGAAGCCGCCGTGGCAATACTCAACACATCACCCGCGACCCATTAAT TGTTGTGCGTTCAGCAGTCGGTTGATGGGGAGAGGTCACTACGTGTTCGACAGACGGTGGGACCGGGTAAGGCTGGCGCTCCACTGCATGGTGGAAAAACACGTCAACTCTCTGATGTGGAG GAAAGTCCCCTTGGCTGTGGAGAGCAGGACAAGTGCTTCACCCTGCCCGTCTGAAGTGTCTCCACTTGGCTCACCGTTTCTCCCCAACCACACAATCACGGCTCCTCTGGACGGGGTGTCTGTGCTCTCCTACTCCTCCACTTTACAGCACAACGGCGCGGGGGTGTTCTGTATCAGGGACCCCGAACCGGGCCCCAAACTGCAGCGAACAAAACCAGCCAAGCCGCTCAAAGTCTCAGCGGAAGGACCAGGACCTAAAAAACGGAAACCGCCCCTCAACTGTGAATCCGGGGCTTACCGGAAAAACAGTGGAAACAGCTACCATCTGCCACTGGGTGCAGCAAACATCAATAACGGAACTGCGGCACTTAGCGTGCAGGCCAAGCCACGGCCCAGCGGACAAGGCCCAAGGGACCAGGACAGGTACGGTGGTGTGGATTTGTCTCTCCCTCAAGCGCTCACTGGGGATCACGGGGCCATCTCATCACAGAGTCCCCTGCCATACGGCTCATCTGATGGGAGGAAACGCAAGAGTTCTGTCTGGAGTGTGGGCAGCGACAAACCCAGTAAAACCACCAAATCGGCAGCACTGGACGCACTTTTGAGGAAAAGCAGCAGCAGTCTGTTGTCGTCGGCCGCAGAAACACCCCACAGCACCCTCTCTAGACAA CCCAAGGAACCTCACTGA